A single window of Alosa alosa isolate M-15738 ecotype Scorff River chromosome 11, AALO_Geno_1.1, whole genome shotgun sequence DNA harbors:
- the LOC125303031 gene encoding CD59 glycoprotein — translation MKMMSSALLGLLISFTVLSTSSALQCYRCHGYSTVNCQNVQECSYEDSCLSLSEKGGKTIRQCIRYTDCDNLRLTQMFPSVDGFTYRCCSSNLCNGGIATATSQPALLLGALVPVLLGLWVL, via the exons ATGAAGATGATGTCATCTGCGTTGCTGGGTCTACTGATCAGCTTCACAGTCCTCTCTACAA gcTCAGCGCTGCAGTGTTATCGATGTCATGGTTACAGCACCGTCAACTGCCAAAACGTGCAAGAGTGCAGCTACGAGGACTCCTGTCTGTCCCTGAGTGAGAAAG GTGGCAAAACCATTCGGCAGTGTATCCGTTACACGGACTGTGACAACTTGCGCCTGACGCAGATGTTCCCGTCAGTGGACGGCTTCACTTACcgctgctgcagcagcaacCTGTGCAACGGAGGCATCGCCACGGCGACCAGCCAGCCTGCCCTGCTGCTCGGGGCGCTGGTGCCGGTGCTGCTTGGCCTCTGGGTCCTGTGA
- the kcnj11l gene encoding potassium inwardly rectifying channel subfamily J member 11, like: protein MLARKGLLPDGFLLTRLAEDATHPNWFRSKSQRARFITKSGSCNVAHKNIREQGRFLQDVFTTMVDLKWQHSLLIFTSAFLCSWMLFAMVWWLIAFAHGDLEPRDPDSVGHVPCVTAIHSFTSAFLFSIEVQVTIGFGGRMVTEECPLAITVLIIQNILGLIVNAVMLGCVFMKTAQANRRAETLIFSRNAVIAPRNGRPTFMFRVGDLRKSMIISATIQLQVIRRTVTAEGEVIPVCQLDIQVENPLRSNGIFLVSPLIISHTIERGSPLYEISAQSLTTEDLEIIVILEGVVETTGITMQARTSYTPEEILWGRRFVSIMTEEDGRYSVDYSKFGNTVPVRMPALSAKELDQTRGVQESGPSEGQPQGWGLVRAGRGGYRRGGRACDGAAASRPWYAPAEKEEDKSAQKKTVKLEEIGREIRDESIEEMSD, encoded by the exons ATGTTGGCCCGGAAAGGGCTCTTACCGGACGGGTTCCTCCTGACCCGGCTGGCTGAGGATGCCACCCATCCCAACTGGTTCCGCTCCAAGTCCCAGCGTGCCCGCTTCATCACTAAGAGTGGCTCGTGCAACGTGGCCCACAAGAATATCAGGGAGCAG GGGCGGTTTCTTCAGGATGTCTTCACCACCATGGTGGACCTGAAGTGGCAGCACTCTCTGCTGATCTTCACCTCCGCCTTCCTGTGCTCCTGGATGCTCTTCGCCATGGTGTGGTGGCTGATCGCCTTCGCTCATGGTGACCTGGAGCCCCGCGACCCTGACAGCGTCGGACATGTGCCCTGTGTGACCGCCATCCACTCCTTCACGTCCGCCTTCCTCTTCTCCATCGAGGTACAG GTAACCATCGGCTTCGGCGGACGCATGGTGACGGAGGAGTGCCCGCTGGCCATCACGGTGCTGATAATCCAGAACATTCTGGGGCTGATCGTCAACGCCGTGATGCTGGGCTGCGTGTTCATGAAGACGGCACAGGCCAACCGCCGCGCGGAGACGCTTATCTTCTCCCGCAACGCCGTCATCGCCCCGCGCAATGGCCGGCCCACCTTCATGTTCCGTGTGGGTGACCTCAGGAAGAGCATGATCATCTCCGCCACCATCCAGCTGCAG GTGATCCGGCGCACGGTGACGGCTGAGGGGGAGGTGATTCCGGTGTGTCAGCTGGACATCCAGGTGGAGAATCCGCTGCGGAGCAACGGCATCTTCCTGGTGTCTCCGCTCATCATCAGCCACACCATCGAGCGCGGCAGCCCACTCTACGAGATCTCCGCCCAGTCCCTGACTACCGAGGACCTCGAGATCATCGTCATCCTCGAGG gcgtGGTGGAGACGACGGGCATCACTATGCAGGCGCGCACCTCCTACACGCCCGAGGAGATCCTGTGGGGTCGCCGCTTCGTGTCCATCATGACTGAGGAGGATGGCCGCTACTCCGTCGACTATTCCAAGTTCGGCAACACGGTGCCCGTGCGCATGCCCGCCCTGAGCGCCAAGGAACTAGACCAGACGCGCGGCGTGCAGGAAAGCGGACCTTCGGAAGGCCAACCGCAGGGCTGGGGGCTGGTGCGGGCTGGCCGCGGGGGGTACCGACGCGGGGGCAGGGCTTGTGACGGTGCCGCAGCCTCCAGACCCTGGTACGCGCCGGCCGAAAAGGAGGAAGACAAGAGCGCCCAGAAGAAGACGGTTAAGCTGGAGGAGATCGGGAGGGAGATCCGTGACGAGTCCATTGAGGAGATGAGCGACTGA
- the bet1l gene encoding BET1-like protein — MAESWNRGHGSVDDMLDAENKLLAENLATKVSRLKSLAYDIDKDAEEQNSYLDGMDSNFLSATGLLTGSVKRFSTMVRSGRDNRKLLCYVSVGLVLVFFLLYYLVSRVQN; from the exons ATGGCTGAGTCGTGGAACCGAG GACATGGCAGTGTTGATGATATGTTGGATGCAGAGAATAAGCTTCTGGCGGAAAACCTGGCGACCAAAGTCTCCAGGCTAAAATCG CTTGCTTACGACATTGACAAAGACGCAGAAGAGCAGAACAGCTACCTGGATGGCATG GACTCCAATTTCCTGAGTGCCACTGGTCTGTTAACAGGAAGTGTGAAGAGATTCTCTACCATGGTGCGCTCTGGCAGGGACAACCGCAAGCTCCTGTGTTACGTCTCAGTGGGGCTGGTGCTGGTCTTCTTCCTCCTGTACTATTTGGTGTCCAGGGTCCAGAACTGA